The DNA segment GTCCATCAAAGTTATCTAGCCTATTAATATAATCCATAACTCGAGAGGGATCTGCCTTGATAGCTGTCAAAATAAGTAGATTTTGCAGATTAAAGTTCCCACTGAATGCAGAGTTTTGGAGCACAATCTTCTCAAGAAGCTCAATTAGTTCATGGGGCAGGTCAGCAGTCATGAAAGCTTTAACAGCAGCAGAGACTTGTTCTGGACTTTTGCTTTCTGGCAAAGCAGTTGACACAACCTGATCAATTAGATGTCTTCTATATTCATTTTCAGGATTTAGAACCTTCTCCCAAAGATCGCCATCCATCCTCTCAACAACATACCTGTGATCAAAGGATGGTGCACCTATAAGCcacttaaaaacaaaaatctgATATATCATCATAAATAAACTAAAGAATTGCATACCTGGCCTGCAATTTGAACAACGAGTTCTTATTTGTGACATTGATAAGTTCATCATCACATTGTCCTCTTCGGTAAGCCACAACTGCCAAGGTGGGATCACGTTTCTCACAATACTTACCAACAACCCGGGAATCATAGTAAGGATTGGTTGTGAGGAAGTGCTCTGGATTGTTGTTGCTTTCAATGATGATTTTACCAAGAGCATTGTGGACATGCACATCTTGGCTTCCCTCACTCACAAGATGCTCCAAGAACTGCGTAAGCAAACGAAGTCGATTTCTGGAAATCACATGCAGGAAGATGAGAATCACAAAGTAGTGAACAAAGGAAATGAGGACCAAAGATATGGTAAGAAATCACCTCTTCTCACATTCATCCACAAGTGGCTCAACTGGAAGCAAGGAACGGACTGAGAGAATGAGACCTTTAATAAAATCTTCAGGGCATTCATCATCAAGCAACTGCCCCACTACCAAAGGAGCATTGCCCGGGTTCACCTGTCAAAAGAAGCAAGTTCACAATTACCTGGGTTTAAATTGAACTCATATCATATGCCAGTAAACATATCCAGTCAAGAAAATTGTATACCTTCTGAACATAACCTTCAATGTAACGGAGCATGTTATTTGTGTAGAGGTAGTGGGTCAGATCAGGAACAAACCCAAATCGATCACAAACATTAATCAGGGGCCTAGCATCAGGAAGCTTGGCCTCCATCAGGAAGTTCTTTGTCTTTTCAGCATCATAGAAGTTTGATTCTCTGGTCACACGCTCAACCTCCTTTATTTGTCCAGTTTTAGCAGCCGCCTCAATGTACTTAAAGTGTATATCGGGGTCCTCACTGTCCCATAATCAGAACCAACATAGTAAGTGCCATATTAGATATATTAGATATATCTGCGGTATGCCCAATCAAACAAAGGACATTTCTTGTTTGCTAAATAGCATACCTTGAACTCAAATAAGATCCCAGGAAAAAGTACAATCCTTCATATGACTTAAACTGCTCAAAAAGTTTTATGCAAGCCTCAACACCCAACTGCTCACAGTACTCCTTGGCAACCTGCACAGCCACAGCTTAGCCTTCGGTGATTTACTAAACATTATTAGCATACTATTATATAACATGCTTTACCTGAACAATTATTTGAAGGTTGCCTCTTAGATTAACCAGAAGAAGGTCCTTCATGCACTCCAAGGCCCATTCTCGTGAAAGAGTGCCAAAAAACTCAACAAGCGACtgaaaatagaattattattgaataaaaatatatcagGATTTAGTAGTCTAATTTTTCCAAGAGATAAAGATAGCAGAAAACATGTACCTGAGGCTCAATAGCATGTGTGTTCACGATGACACGTTTAATGTCAGGCAACTCACTGTAATGCTGCAGAAAAAGATCAATGAGATAATTACCTAAAAGTTAAAACAACACAAGATGCAACAAGTAAAAATCTAAATAAGATAATTACCTGCAGAGCTCGCACATAGAGACCAGCTTTCTCACAAAGTTGTGCAATTCGAGGGCGATCATAGTGACTGAACATTCCATTTGCTAAGATGGCATCAGCAACATTAGGAAAAGTTACTAGATTGATTTCCAAAACCTGCATAGAAAAGAATGTTGTTGACCTTAAAttattcttttcaaaattaaaaccaaaattagATTAGCTGAACCAGCACATAAAATATATAACCTTCGTCTGTAGAAAAGCATGCTCTGGCAGATTTGGCTTCAAAACATCTAAAAGAAATGCGGTAGCCTCCCGTATCAAATTCCTCTGAAAAAAGGCAGATAGCAAAAGGAAACAATCTCATGTACATAGAAACATAAGGTTATTGACACAACCAATTTGATGAGCAGCAGACCTGAAGAAAGAGGTCAGTAATAGTGTTGTAATCAACCGGACAACCTCCCTCCATTTGAGACATCATCAATGCAAAATTAACAGCTCCCTGCAAGTAAAACAAGAAGCAAGAACCCATTTGTCAATGAAAATTACACAGATTCAATCCCCTAAAAAAATCTCATAATAGTAGCCGTTGATTGGCAAACAATAAAACAAAGGAAGCTTTTACTTTAATCAGAAtactcataaaattttaattaagaggCTCTAATGAAGGGAATTAACACAATTGAATATATTTATCGATTGGTCATATGGCATGCCTTCAATACCTCAAACACTAAAGACTACAAGAAGAAGAATGACGAACCTGTGGATCTGTACGAAGAATTGTTTGCAGAAGGAACAGATAGTCAGGAGAGTACCCAACCTGAGGAAACAATTTAGTCATGAATATTCAATGCAAGCATTCACAGAAATGTAAAAAGCAAGTGGAGAAAAATTCTCATCTTGATAGGCTGTAAAAAGGAGAGCACACATCAATCACACCAGAAAATGCTAACAGCGAAGAAAATGCAGCAATTACCTGCTTTGAGTATATTAAGATTTTGTCGAACTCCCTACGTTCTGCAAAAGCTGCAACAACTTTAGGAGTTGCTCTAGCTTTAATGTATATTTTCAGTGCAAGATCATTATCCACAGTCTACAACAAAAGCAAAATGAAAGTAGAAGGCAGCAAAAAAGAGTCAAAACAGTCccaattttaaaatgaaatttagatACAACTGAATAAGATACAGATACATTTCTATTAGAGAACAAAACAAACCTTCACAAGGTCTCCAAGTTCCTCACTACATTCCAATTTATCTTCAGCCAACCAATTCTCTAGAAGATTCTTCTTGTTTTGATTTACCACAAGTCGAGATAATTCCAATGACTCAAAGGCATTGAGCTTTCCCTTTGTTAAAAGTGTACCAAAATACTGCAACAGTGGTGGAGTCTGCCCAGCTTGCACAGGTACACTCTGCAGCATTCAAATAAACATTTCTGCCTCAGATAAAATCAACACAAACATAAAAACCAGAATCTGCATTAGCAAAAAGGGAAAAGCAAATATTACCTGAAACTTGGCAACTGTATCAGGCGTGCGAAGGATCCCCTGTGGAGACTCTGCTGCAAGCTCAGCAGCTTCTTTATACTTTGTCTGAGCAAACAATTCTTGAAAACGTTGGACAACCTGAGATATTAAAAACCACAGAATCAAAACCCTAGTATATTCTTAAAAGAACAAAGTAATCATAAACAAGGATCTAAATAAACAGATAAAATTGAACAACTTAAACTACATATTTTTGTTAACAACACTCGGCATCAGATATAGAGAACACAAAATCTAATTAAGCAATCCAAATGCTATCTCCAATCTCAGCATTGCAGCAAGACCGAAGAGATCCCAGAATCATTGAAGAAAGTTACCACAAAAGTAACTGTTGGATAATATAGATTACTCCTTGGGATATTATTGTCTGGGAACTAAAACCTACGGTTAATAATATCAGGCTCTTACTTCTCAATTGTCATTTCAATGCAAAGATCCACAAACCATAGACCAAGCTATACACATATCAATCAACTTACCAGGTTCTCTGCACCTGGAAGGTTTCCTCTTTTAGCCAGATTGACAGCAAGCTCCAAATTGTTCAACTGAAACGGAAAACAACCCGGAAAAGTTGTAAGCCTGCATGTCTCACCTTATTGATATCAGAAAACACATGAAAGGCACAAAAACATACTTGACCGCTAACAAATGGCACTATTGTTGCTTCATTTACAGTAGCCAACAACACCTGACCTCGCCTGTTGATGGCATAAAACCCTCCTGCCGACGAAGCTTCAGATGTTAAAAATATTGGGTCTggacttattctatttctgtataCAGCAGTCGCAGTCTCTAGATCATAAACAAACAGCAGCCCAAGCTTTGTGATAACGTAGATCAAACTATATTTGTGTGATATCTGCCATTTAACAGAAACATGTCTTATTAATGGCACAAAAGTTTGAAAAAAGATTTACCAAGAAAAACAATCAAAGTTGAGGACATTATACTACCTGCATTGCAACTGGAAAATCATCTTGAAAATCTGGTGGAAAGAATAGATCTGCCTGTTTCTTTGAAAATGATGGCTTACCTGTCATATTAGAGGTTTTGTTAAAAGGTTCGAAATTAAATGGACAGGAGATACAACACAATGTTGTAGCTACTACgttgttttcaagaaaatagtTAATATACAGCCAGTGCCAACACATGCCTCCCATCAAAATTAACTTAGAATAGTCTAGATCATGATTTAGAGTTTGCTACAGATAAAATTCTAGGATTACTGAATTAAACCCCAAATGTTATTTGACTACTGAAAGGGGCAATGGCAAATTgatctatttctttatttttatttttacattcatTTTTGAATTCACTTAGACAGACCCTCAGTTTCCCCTTATATACGAGAAGGAGATAACAAAAGTATAACAGACATCATAGCAAGCAGACCTGGCTGGGCACCAAGTTCAATTACATGCAACTTTGATACAATTTGGCCAGCATTAAAACTCTTGGTAGCAAAAGAAATAAGAATAGAAGGATTCTCATTTCCTGGAACCTGCACAACACAAACAAGCATATACAATAAGCAGGCTAGTTAATTAGGGTATCATATCTAGGGAATAAAGTACAAAGAAATCTCCTTACCTTAAATTGTGCAAATGAAGCAGCATGAGATTCAAGAGCTTGACTACGCTGCTGATCAACAGAGAAAAGTTGCATGTTCCCCTTCACCAATTGTGGCCTCTAAAGAGACAAGACACGTAGATCAAATCAGAATTACATAGTAGCAGCAGAACATTTTTCAAGAAAGCGAATTTCATCAGTAATAATGATTATGCAAAGAACTATTCTAACAGTAGAAAGACAAGATGGGGAAAAGGAAAAGGCAAAGAAAACTAGAAAAGGGGATTACAGGGACGCAAATCCTAAAGGACACTGCAAGAGACAGAATTAATCACCCATAAGGGTCATAAACTAATTCAGAGTTCTCTATAGCAGTTTGAGCTATGGGCCACACAACAACCACGCCAGCTAGAAGAACTTCTTAGGCACAGTTAGCTTAGGGTAATGTTTTGAGTATGTTACTTTAAAAATTCTGTTTTTGATGTagaacaaaatttacttaacattTCGCAGTTTTCCAAATCCCAAAACTCAATACAAATGAAGCAACAACCCCTtaaaaaaacactttagaaaGCATTGATAAGGCAACACCTACCTCAGGTGCACCAGGGGCAATTCCAATCAAAACCAACCACTTCTCTGAAGGATCACATTTATAGTTTATTATCTGATTGTTCACCAAGTTTGCTGTTCTTTCAAACATCTTAACTGGCTCAGAATCACCTGCCAGAAATAAGATGCAGTGAGACTTGTAACACACAAAATACTGTTTAATAGATAAAAGTACATTCAGAAAAAGAAGTTTTTAGAGCTGAAAAAAAACAGCACCTGGGATACTAGAAAAGTTAACAGAATAACTTCTTACCTTCAATTGACCAATGATACACGGAGGTTTGTGTGACCAGACCAAGCGTTTTTGGGGTAATCCATTTCCAGAATACAACCTGAAATGAACCAAGGGCATTTTGCTAAGGTCATGCAATCAAGTTTAGCATTAAGGAAATACAAGTAAAGCAGAGGCCGACAGATACTGCAATAACAAAATTGGaaccattaaaaaaaaagaaaaaaattgagacAGTAAATGCATTTGACCGGTTCAGGCATCTGATGCGATTTAATTTTCGCTTTCATCTCTATGTTAAATATTTGCAAGTGATCTTGAGTTGTTCCCGGTAGTTGAGCTACAAAAGCAATTTCATATTCTGTTAGCATAAAGCATAgatagattttaaaaattaaagaagacATAAAATTTATACTAGAGATATTTAATCTCCTTCTCCCTTAATTAGTTTTGTTAAAAGGAATGTGAAGCACTTGTATGACTTCCATTTCAACCATATTTTTGTTGCATTACAGGATCAAATTGAAGTAATTTCTGCTATAAGAACATGCTTGCTCTAAGCAGTGCTGAACAACTGTTTGATTTGCAAATACACCCAAGGAATATATGGATAAAACAATAGGGAAGTGATAATTACTCTGACCGTATATCACATACACTAAGATTCCATAAGCTGGGTCCTTGCAGTTAACATGTATTGCAACATTCATTTGTTCATTTTAGAAGCAAAAAGCAAGTAACAAATATTAAACACAAGGATGgtaagtatcattttgaaaaatatattgtaaACAAGTATTCCATTAAGAAAAACCTCAAACACAACTAGGTTCTTTGTAAGGCCAGATGCAAAACAGATCAATATCATGAATCCAATCTGTGCTCTATGGACCACCCAAGACAGCGATATTAAAtatacaacccaataatcaataacAAAAACgctaaataattaataatcacTATCAATTACTACACACATTTAACAAGCTTCAATAAAAATAACAACTTAAGGTTGGCAGTTAGGTAACTGACCTTTCAAAGCGAGGATTCTGGAATTTGGATTCATGAGAGCAGAGTCAGCTGTAATAGGCCGTCTCAACGGCTGCATCGGCATGCTCATGTCGATGATCACAACACTATTTTGTGGCGCGGTTTCCCTCACACAAATATACTTATCAGATTCCATAGTTACATTCgtgaatgtgataaattgtgGATTAATACCAACGCTCGGCAACTGCAAACAGACAACATCATCCAGATCACTCAAAATTCTAACTATGTCAAAACGTAAGAAGCAACTTTCAAACAGATCTAAGCAGGTTTTACAGATACTAGATCTGATAAAGTTTATAAAGTATTCGATTAAGCTTGGCAACCGTTGATTAACTATAATTCAGCTGAATTTTCTATAAAATAAACGACCGAACCGAAACGAAAGAGTGAGAGAAGGAGAGTGAAAGGAGAATACTTACAGTTAAAACCTCCTTCATG comes from the Gossypium hirsutum isolate 1008001.06 chromosome A06, Gossypium_hirsutum_v2.1, whole genome shotgun sequence genome and includes:
- the LOC107900528 gene encoding clathrin heavy chain 1, with translation MAAANAPIAMKEVLTLPSVGINPQFITFTNVTMESDKYICVRETAPQNSVVIIDMSMPMQPLRRPITADSALMNPNSRILALKAQLPGTTQDHLQIFNIEMKAKIKSHQMPEPVVFWKWITPKTLGLVTQTSVYHWSIEGDSEPVKMFERTANLVNNQIINYKCDPSEKWLVLIGIAPGAPERPQLVKGNMQLFSVDQQRSQALESHAASFAQFKVPGNENPSILISFATKSFNAGQIVSKLHVIELGAQPGKPSFSKKQADLFFPPDFQDDFPVAMQISHKYSLIYVITKLGLLFVYDLETATAVYRNRISPDPIFLTSEASSAGGFYAINRRGQVLLATVNEATIVPFVSGQLNNLELAVNLAKRGNLPGAENLVVQRFQELFAQTKYKEAAELAAESPQGILRTPDTVAKFQSVPVQAGQTPPLLQYFGTLLTKGKLNAFESLELSRLVVNQNKKNLLENWLAEDKLECSEELGDLVKTVDNDLALKIYIKARATPKVVAAFAERREFDKILIYSKQVGYSPDYLFLLQTILRTDPQGAVNFALMMSQMEGGCPVDYNTITDLFLQRNLIREATAFLLDVLKPNLPEHAFLQTKVLEINLVTFPNVADAILANGMFSHYDRPRIAQLCEKAGLYVRALQHYSELPDIKRVIVNTHAIEPQSLVEFFGTLSREWALECMKDLLLVNLRGNLQIIVQVAKEYCEQLGVEACIKLFEQFKSYEGLYFFLGSYLSSSEDPDIHFKYIEAAAKTGQIKEVERVTRESNFYDAEKTKNFLMEAKLPDARPLINVCDRFGFVPDLTHYLYTNNMLRYIEGYVQKVNPGNAPLVVGQLLDDECPEDFIKGLILSVRSLLPVEPLVDECEKRNRLRLLTQFLEHLVSEGSQDVHVHNALGKIIIESNNNPEHFLTTNPYYDSRVVGKYCEKRDPTLAVVAYRRGQCDDELINVTNKNSLFKLQARYVVERMDGDLWEKVLNPENEYRRHLIDQVVSTALPESKSPEQVSAAVKAFMTADLPHELIELLEKIVLQNSAFSGNFNLQNLLILTAIKADPSRVMDYINRLDNFDGPAVGEVAVEAQLYEEAFSIFKKFNLNVQAVNVLLDNIRSIDRAVEFAFRVEEDAVWSQVAKAQLREGLVSDAIESFIRADDATHFLDVIRASEDANVYPDLVRYLLMVRQKVKEPKVDSELIYAYAKIDRLGEIEEFILMPNVANLQNVGDRLFDEELYEAAKIIFAFISNWAKLAVTLVRLKQFQGAVDAARKANSAKTWKEVCFACVDAEEFRLAQICGLNVIVQVDDLEEVSEYYQNRGCFNELISLMESGLGLERAHMGIFTELGVLYARYRPEKLMEHIKLFSTRLNIPKLIRACDEQQHWKELTYLYIQYDEFDNAATTVMNHSPEAWDHMQFKDIIVKVASVELYYKAVHFYLQEHPDLINDLLNVLALRVDHTRVVDIMRKAGHLRLVKPYMVAVQSNNVSAVNEALNEIYVEEEDYDRLRESIDLHDNFDQIGLAQKIEKHELLEMRRVAAYIYKKAGRWKQSIALSKKDNHYRDAMETASQSGERELAEELLVYFIEQGKKECFASCLFVCYDLIRADVALELAWINNMIDFAFPYLLQFIREYTGKVDELIKDKIEAQKEVKAKEQEEKEVIAQQNMYAQLLPLALPAPPMPGMGGPTMGGGFAPPPPPMGGMGMPPMPPYGMPPMGSSY